ATGACGGCCTCGGTGCCCGAACTCGTCAGGCGCACGCGCTCCATCGAAGGGAGGGCGCGGCGGATCTCCTCGGCGAGGAGGTGCTCCCCCTCGGTCGGGGCCCCGAAGCTCGAGCCGGCGTAGAGCGCCGCCTCGGCGGCGCGGGTCACCGCGACGTGGGCGTGCCCGAGGATGAGCGGGCCCCAGGAGAGGCAGTAGTCGAGGTAGCGGTTGCCGTCGGCGTCCGTGAGGTGGGCGCCGAGGCCCTTGCGCATGAAGACCGGCGTGCCGCCGACCCCCTTGAACGCGCGGACCGGGGAGTTCACGCCGCCGACGAGGACTTTCTGAGCCCGGGCGAAGAACGCCTTGGACTTCGTCATGCGAGCCATCGCGCGGCCTCCAGGGCATGGTAGGTCAGGATGAAGTCGGCGCCGGCGCGCTTGATGGAGAGGAGCGTCTCGAGCACGGCCCGCTTCTCGTCGAGCCAGCCCTTGCCCGCGGCGGCCTTGAGCATCGCGTACTCGCCGGAGACGTTGTAGGCGGAGAGCGGGAGGCGGCTCGCCTCGCGCACCGCCCTCACGATGTCGAGGTAGGGCAGGGCGGGCTTCACCATGAGCATGTCCGCGCCCTCGGCCTCGTCCTCGAGCGCCTCGCGCACGGCCTCGCGCGCGTTGGCCGGGTCCATCTGATAGGTCGAGCGGTCGCCGAACTTGGGCGGGGACTCGGCGGCGTCGCGGAAAGGGCCGTAGAACGCGCTGGCGAACTTCGAGGCGTAGGCGAGGACGGCGGTGTCCTTGAAGCCGGCGGCGTCGAGCGCGCGGCGAGCGGCCCCGACCTGACCGTCGGCCATCGCGCTCGGGGCGACGACGTCGGCGCCGGCGCGGGCCTGGCTCACGGCGGTCTTCGCGACGAGCGCGAGGGTCGCGTCGTTGTCGAGGACGAAGCCGCCCTTCGCGCGGCGGAGGGCCCCGCAATGTCCGTGGTCGGTGTACTCGCAGAAGCAGAGGTCGGTCATGACGACCAGCCCGGGCGCGGCGTCCTTCACGGCTTTCACCGCGCGCTGGACGACGCCGTCGGCCGCGTACGCGCCGGAGCCCCGCGCGTCCTTGCGCGAGGGGATGCCGAAGAGCAGGACCGCGGGGATCCCGGCCGAGCGCGCCGAGCGCGCGAGCTTCGCGGCCTCGTCGGCCGAGAGCTGGAACTGCCCGGGCATCGAGGCGATGGGCCTGCGCACGCCCTTACCGGGGCGGATGAAGAGCGGGAGCACGAAGTCGCCGGGGTCGAGGCGCGTCTCGCGCACGAGCTCGCGCAGGGCGGAGGTGCTTCTCATGCGGCGGAGGCGTCGGGTCGGGAATGCCATAGGATGCGGGATTCTACCAAAGAATCCCGGACCCTCGACTTCACTCGCTAAATGTTACAATCGAAAAGTCACCGGGAGGTCCCCATGTTCAAGGAATTCAAGGAATTTGCGATGAAGGGCAACGTCGTCGACATGGCCGTCGGCGTGGTCATCGGCGGCGCTTTCGGGAAGATCGTCAGCTCCGTGCTCAACGATATCATCATGCCGCCGCTCGGCCTCATCACCGGCGGAGTGGACTTCACCCAGCACGCCTTCACCCTCAAGCCCGCCGAAGGAGCCGCGAAAGCGGTGACCCTCAACTGGGGCGCCTTCGTGACCCACTGCGTGGACTTCTCCATCGTCGCCTTCACGATGTTCATGGTCATCAAGGGCATGAACGCGCTCAAGCGCTCGGAGAAGGCCCCGCCCCCCGCGCCGACCGAGAAGAAGTGCCCGGAGTGCTGCCTGCACATCCCCCTCGAGGCCAAGCGCTGCGGGCACTGCACGTCCGCCCTCGCCTGAAAACACCGCGGCGGGCTCTCTCGAGCCCGCCGCGTTTCAAGACGGCCTATACCCCGGATTCTGTCCCCGGCTCGCGCCGGTCGAGGATCATTTCTCTGATGCGGCTACCGGGCGGCCGCCTCCTTTCGGAGACGCGCGCGGACCGCGCTGCCGCCCAACTGCCTTGCTCCCGGTGGGGTTTGCCTGGCCCCGGGGTCGCCCCCGGGCCGGTGGGCTCTTAACCCGCCATTTCACCCTTACCCTCCCTTGCGGGAGGGCGGTATCTTTTCTGTGGCACTTTCCATCGAGGAGCCCTTGCGTGCTCCCCGTCCCGCCTTTCGACGGGCACCGCGTCCTATGGAGTCCGGAAGTTCCTCCCCCCCGCTCGCGCGGGAAGGCGACCCTCCAGCCGTCTTGAATCTGGCCTGTCCGGAATCCCCCACGGGGATTCCGGAGGAGTGCTTAAGCCCGCTGAAAATTCGGCGCGAAAAGGGATGTTGGAAGATGCGCCGAATTTTCAGGCGGGCTTAGGACCGAAGACCTGGTCGGCGCTGTAGAGGATGCGCTGGCAGCTCTCGCAGCACACGAGCTTGGCCGCCTTGGCCACGTAGACCATGACCTGCGGCGGCTGGACCATGCGGCAGGCGCCGCAGGTGTTCCCGTCGAGCTTGGAGAGCGCGATGCCCTTGCGGCGCACGCGGATGGCGTCGTACTGGGCGACCATCTCGGGGGCGATGGTGCCCGCGAAACCGTCGCGCTCGCCCTTGCGGGCGGCGAGTTTCCCCTCGATCTCGGCCTTGCGGGCCTCGAGCAGGCCGACCTTCTGCTGCACGCGGCCCTCGGCCTCCTTGAGCGAGGCGGCCCGGACCTTCTCTTCCTTGGAGAGCGCGTCGCCCTCCTCCATCAGCATCAGGATCTCGGTCTCGATGTCGCCGGCCTGCTTCTTGCAGCCGTCGATCTCGTGCTGGAGCGCACGGAAGGCCTCGTTGGTCTTCACGTTGTTGAGGTCGTTGCCGAACTTGCGGGCCTCGGCCTCTTTCGCGGCGAGCTGCTGCTCCTTCTCCTTGCGCTTGAGCACCGACTTCACGACGTGGTCCTTCGCTTCGGCGAGGGCGCGCTTCTCGGCGTCGGCCTCGTTCTGCAAAGCGGCGATCTGGCCGGGGATGGCGTCGATCTCGGCGCGCAGGGCGTCGAGGACGCGGTCCTGCTCCTGCAGGCCCACGAGCTTCGCGACGTCGTCCTTGTTGAATGCCATGGTGGTCTCTACGCCTCTTCGATTATACAATTTTGATAGCATCATCGGGATGAAGTCCTCTCCGATCCCCTTTCGCCGCGCCGCCTTCGTCTGCACCCAGACGCGCGAGGATGGTCGCACTTCCTGCGCGAATCCCGGGCGCGCGGGGG
The sequence above is drawn from the Elusimicrobiota bacterium genome and encodes:
- the hemB gene encoding porphobilinogen synthase, with translation MAFPTRRLRRMRSTSALRELVRETRLDPGDFVLPLFIRPGKGVRRPIASMPGQFQLSADEAAKLARSARSAGIPAVLLFGIPSRKDARGSGAYAADGVVQRAVKAVKDAAPGLVVMTDLCFCEYTDHGHCGALRRAKGGFVLDNDATLALVAKTAVSQARAGADVVAPSAMADGQVGAARRALDAAGFKDTAVLAYASKFASAFYGPFRDAAESPPKFGDRSTYQMDPANAREAVREALEDEAEGADMLMVKPALPYLDIVRAVREASRLPLSAYNVSGEYAMLKAAAGKGWLDEKRAVLETLLSIKRAGADFILTYHALEAARWLA
- the mscL gene encoding large-conductance mechanosensitive channel protein MscL — encoded protein: MFKEFKEFAMKGNVVDMAVGVVIGGAFGKIVSSVLNDIIMPPLGLITGGVDFTQHAFTLKPAEGAAKAVTLNWGAFVTHCVDFSIVAFTMFMVIKGMNALKRSEKAPPPAPTEKKCPECCLHIPLEAKRCGHCTSALA
- a CDS encoding C4-type zinc ribbon domain-containing protein, with product MAFNKDDVAKLVGLQEQDRVLDALRAEIDAIPGQIAALQNEADAEKRALAEAKDHVVKSVLKRKEKEQQLAAKEAEARKFGNDLNNVKTNEAFRALQHEIDGCKKQAGDIETEILMLMEEGDALSKEEKVRAASLKEAEGRVQQKVGLLEARKAEIEGKLAARKGERDGFAGTIAPEMVAQYDAIRVRRKGIALSKLDGNTCGACRMVQPPQVMVYVAKAAKLVCCESCQRILYSADQVFGPKPA